The proteins below are encoded in one region of Rhea pennata isolate bPtePen1 chromosome 21, bPtePen1.pri, whole genome shotgun sequence:
- the CHMP2A gene encoding charged multivesicular body protein 2a isoform X1 has product MDLLFGRRKTPEELLRQNQRALARAMRELDRERQKLETQEKKIIVDIKKMAKQGQMDAVKIMAKDLVRTRRYVKKFITMRANVQAVSLKIQTLKSNNSMAQAMKGVTKAMATMNRQLKLPQIQKIMMEFEKQAEIMDMKEELMNDAIDDAMGDEDDEEESAAPAGGVAGSGRGAGARGCGRVGRRRRRPGGAAEEPAPGLTSSLRPWAVIHGDLRPCSLAAHGDLRPRG; this is encoded by the exons ATGGATTTGCTGTTCGGGCGCCGGAAGACgccagaggagctgctgcggcagAACCAGCGAGCGCTGGCCCGGGCCATGCGGGAGCTGGACCGTGAGCGCCAGAAGCTGGAGACGCAGGAGAAAAAGATCATCGTCGACATCAAGAAGATGGCCAAGCAGGGGCAGATG GATGCGGTGAAGATCATGGCGAAGGACCTAGTGCGAACGCGGCGCTATGTGAAGAAGTTCATCACTATGCGGGCCAATGTGCAAGCTGTGTCCCTCAAAATCCAGACCCTCAAGTCCAACAACTCCATGGCCCAGGCCATGAAAGGTGTCACAAAAGCTATGGCCACCATGAACCGGCAG CTGAAGCTGCCGCAGATCCAGAAGATCATGATGGAGTTTGAGAAGCAAGCGGAGATCATGGACATGAAGGAGGAACTGATGAATGACGCCATTGATGATGCCATGGGAGATGAGGATGATGAGGAGGAGAG CGCTGCCCCCGCCGGGGGGGTCGCTGGCAGCGGGAGAGGGGCGGGCGCCCGAGGCTGCGGCCGCGTTGGCCGACGCCGACGCCGACCTGGAGGAGCGGCTGAAGAACCTGCGCCGGGACTGACCTCCAGCCTCCGACCCTGGGCCGTGATCCATGGTGACCTCCGACCCTGCTCCCTCGCAGCCCACGGCGACCTGCGGCCCCGGGGTTGA
- the CHMP2A gene encoding charged multivesicular body protein 2a isoform X2: MDLLFGRRKTPEELLRQNQRALARAMRELDRERQKLETQEKKIIVDIKKMAKQGQMDAVKIMAKDLVRTRRYVKKFITMRANVQAVSLKIQTLKSNNSMAQAMKGVTKAMATMNRQLKLPQIQKIMMEFEKQAEIMDMKEELMNDAIDDAMGDEDDEEESDAVVSQVLDELGLTLTDELATLPPPGGSLAAGEGRAPEAAAALADADADLEERLKNLRRD; this comes from the exons ATGGATTTGCTGTTCGGGCGCCGGAAGACgccagaggagctgctgcggcagAACCAGCGAGCGCTGGCCCGGGCCATGCGGGAGCTGGACCGTGAGCGCCAGAAGCTGGAGACGCAGGAGAAAAAGATCATCGTCGACATCAAGAAGATGGCCAAGCAGGGGCAGATG GATGCGGTGAAGATCATGGCGAAGGACCTAGTGCGAACGCGGCGCTATGTGAAGAAGTTCATCACTATGCGGGCCAATGTGCAAGCTGTGTCCCTCAAAATCCAGACCCTCAAGTCCAACAACTCCATGGCCCAGGCCATGAAAGGTGTCACAAAAGCTATGGCCACCATGAACCGGCAG CTGAAGCTGCCGCAGATCCAGAAGATCATGATGGAGTTTGAGAAGCAAGCGGAGATCATGGACATGAAGGAGGAACTGATGAATGACGCCATTGATGATGCCATGGGAGATGAGGATGATGAGGAGGAGAG TGACGCAGTGGTGTCGCAAGTGCTGGACGAACTGGGGCTGACCCTCACCGATGAGCTGGCCA CGCTGCCCCCGCCGGGGGGGTCGCTGGCAGCGGGAGAGGGGCGGGCGCCCGAGGCTGCGGCCGCGTTGGCCGACGCCGACGCCGACCTGGAGGAGCGGCTGAAGAACCTGCGCCGGGACTGA
- the UBE2M gene encoding NEDD8-conjugating enzyme Ubc12 yields the protein MIKLFSLKQQKKEEESAGGTKGTSKKASAAQLRIQKDINELNLPKTCEIDFSDQDDLLHFRLLICPDEGFYKGGKFVFSFKVGQGYPHDPPKVKCETMVYHPNIDLEGNVCLNILREDWKPVLTINSIIYGLQYLFLEPNPEDPLNKEAAEVLQSNRRLFEQNVQRSLRGGYVGATYFERCLK from the exons ATGATCAAGCTCTTCTCGttgaagcagcagaagaaggaggaggaatcGGCCGGCGGCACCAAGGGCACCAGTAAAAAGGCCTCGGCCGCCCAGCTCCGTATCCAGAAAG ACATCAACGAGCTGAACCTGCCCAAGACGTGCGAGATCGACTTCTCCGACCAGGACGACCTGCTGCATTTCCGCCTTCTCATCTGCCCCGACGAG GGCTTCTACAAGGGTGGGAAATTCGTCTTCAGTTTTAAG GTTGGCCAGGGGTATCCCCACGACCCACCGAAGGTGAAGTGCGAGACGATGGTCTATCATCCCAACATCGACCTGGAGGGCAACGTCTGTCTCAACATCCTCAG AGAGGACTGGAAGCCTGTCCTGACGATAAACTCCATCATCTACGGCCTGCAGTACCTGTTCCTG GAGCCGAACCCTGAGGACCCGCTGAACAAGGAGGCGGCCGAAGTGCTGCAGAGCAACCGGCGCCTCTTCGAGCAGAACGTGCAGCGCTCGCTGCGTGGCGGCTACGTCGGCGCTACCTACTTCGAGCGCTGCCTCAAGTAG